A region from the Benincasa hispida cultivar B227 chromosome 10, ASM972705v1, whole genome shotgun sequence genome encodes:
- the LOC120087933 gene encoding uncharacterized protein LOC120087933, whose amino-acid sequence MTEVEQPFRPREKLIEKQKYFQSIHKHTYLKGPMDKITSVAIPIALAASSLYLIGRGIYNMSHGIGKKE is encoded by the exons ATGACAGAAGTAGAACAACCTTTTAGACCCCGCGAGAAACTTATTGAGAAGCAAAAATATTTCCAGAGCATCCACAAGCACACTTATCTTAAAGGGCCAATGGATAAAATCACCTCCGTTGCCATTCCAATTGCTCTTGCAGCCTCATCACTGTATCTTATC GGACGAGGAATTTACAACATGTCGCACGGAATTGGAAAGAAAGAATGA